In Eucalyptus grandis isolate ANBG69807.140 chromosome 4, ASM1654582v1, whole genome shotgun sequence, the following proteins share a genomic window:
- the LOC104442535 gene encoding LOW QUALITY PROTEIN: 9-cis-epoxycarotenoid dioxygenase NCED2, chloroplastic (The sequence of the model RefSeq protein was modified relative to this genomic sequence to represent the inferred CDS: inserted 1 base in 1 codon), with translation MALPTISPNSSSWASYEHLVSSSSSSSSSLADLGFLHMAKSKKIKPTNXQNTINGALQSPSILHFPKKSHQKPPPAMTIKEPISTSTTSTTTTTTTEKTHNHHHLPRWNFLQKAAATALDFVESALISRELHHPLPKTADPNVQIGGNFAPVPEQPVCRYLPVAGKIPDCINGVYVRNGANPLHEPMAGHHLFDGDGMVHAVTIGGGSASYACRFTETQRLVQERELGRPVFPKAIGELHGHSGIARLLLFYARGAFGLLDHSCGSGVANAGLVYFNNRLLAMSEDDLPYQVRVKHSGDLETVGRYDFDGQLKSTMIAHPKVDPITRELFALSYDVVHKPYLKYFRVSPDGEKSADVEIPLPVPTMMHDFAITENFVVIPDQQVVFKLQEMLRGGSPVIYDKDKTSRFGILDKRASDGSGIRWVEVPGTFCFHLWNAWEEPERGEVVVIGSCMTPADKIFNECDESLQSVLSEIRLNPTTGKSTRRPIIHPSEQVNLEAGMVNRNLLGRKTKYAYVAIAEPWPKVSGFAKVNLETGEVKKYFYGDNRYGGEPFFSPAGQDPASEDHGHILAFVHDEEAWTSELQIVNAENLELEASVKLPSRVPYGFHGTFIESKDLASQV, from the exons atgGCTCTTCCAACGATATCACCCAACTCTAGTAGTTGGGCTAGTTATGAGCAcctcgtatcatcttcttcttcgtcatcTTCTTCGCTAGCGGACTTGGGCTTCTTGCACATGGCCAAGAGCAAGAAGATCAAGCCCACCA ACCAAAACACAATAAATGGTGCTTTGCAATCTCCTTCCATCCTCCACTTCCCAAAGAAATCCCATCAAAAGCCCCCACCTGCAATGACTATTAAAGAACCCATAAGCacctccaccacctccaccaccaccaccaccaccaccgagAAAACCCacaaccaccaccaccttcCACGGTGGAATTTCCTACAGAAAGCTGCCGCCACAGCCTTGGACTTCGTCGAGAGCGCACTGATTTCGCGAGAGCTCCATCATCCGCTCCCCAAGACCGCCGACCCCAACGTACAAATTGGGGGAAACTTCGCCCCGGTTCCCGAGCAGCCCGTCTGCCGCTACCTTCCAGTGGCCGGCAAGATCCCCGATTGCATTAATGGAGTCTATGTACGGAACGGCGCGAACCCTCTGCACGAGCCCATGGCGGGGCACCACTTGTTCGACGGTGACGGCATGGTCCACGCGGTGACGATCGGCGGAGGTTCTGCCAGCTATGCCTGCCGGTTTACCGAGACACAGAGGCTGGTCCAGGAGCGGGAGCTGGGCCGGCCTGTGTTCCCGAAGGCCATAGGCGAGCTTCACGGCCACTCTGGTATCGcccgcctcctcctcttctaCGCGAGGGGGGCGTTCGGCCTCCTTGACCACAGCTGTGGGAGCGGCGTCGCCAACGCCGGCCTTGTCTACTTCAACAACCGCCTGCTGGCGATGTCCGAGGATGACCTGCCATACCAGGTGAGGGTCAAGCACTCCGGCGACCTCGAAACTGTGGGCCGGTACGACTTTGACGGCCAGCTCAAGTCCACCATGATCGCCCACCCGAAGGTCGACCCCATCACAAGGGAGCTCTTTGCCCTGAGCTACGACGTCGTCCACAAGCCTTACCTCAAGTACTTCAGGGTCTCGCCGGACGGCGAGAAGTCGGCGGACGTTGAGATCCCCCTGCCGGTCCCGACGATGATGCACGACTTCGCCATCACCGAGAACTTTGTTGTGATCCCCGACCAGCAGGTCGTGTTCAAGCTCCAGGAGATGCTACGCGGTGGCTCGCCGGTGATCTACGATAAGGACAAGACGTCCCGCTTTGGGATCCTGGACAAGAGGGCGAGCGACGGGTCGGGAATCCGGTGGGTTGAGGTGCCGGGAACGTTCTGCTTCCACCTGTGGAATGCGTGGGAGGAGCCGGAGCGGGGCGAGGTGGTGGTGATCGGGTCATGCATGACGCCAGCGGACAAGATCTTCAACGAGTGCGACGAGAGCCTCCAGAGCGTGCTCTCCGAAATTCGCCTAAACCCGACGACCGGAAAGTCCACTCGCCGGCCCATAATTCACCCCTCCGAGCAAGTGAACTTGGAGGCCGGCATGGTGAACCGGAACCTCCTGGGCCGAAAAACCAAATACGCATACGTCGCCATCGCCGAGCCGTGGCCGAAGGTCTCTGGGTTCGCCAAGGTCAACCTCGAGACGGGCGAGGTCAAGAAGTACTTCTACGGCGACAACAGATACGGCGGCGAACCCTTCTTCTCGCCGGCCGGCCAAGACCCTGCGAGCGAAGATCACGGCCACATTCTCGCCTTTGTGCACGACGAGGAGGCGTGGACGTCGGAGCTCCAGATCGTGAACGCTGAGAACCTGGAGCTCGAGGCCTCGGTCAAGCTGCCGTCCAGGGTCCCCTACGGCTTTCATGGGACGTTCATCGAGTCCAAAGACCTAGCGAGCCAAGTATGA